The Manihot esculenta cultivar AM560-2 chromosome 1, M.esculenta_v8, whole genome shotgun sequence genome has a window encoding:
- the LOC110621027 gene encoding glutathione S-transferase F9, with protein MVVKVYGTAYASPKRVLACLIEKGIEFEAVPVDLIKGDHRTPEYLKLQPFGAVPVIQDGDYTLYESRAIIRYYAEKYRSHGTDLLGNSIEERGLVEQWLEVEAQNFHPHIYNLSLQILFAPALGFPPDEKLIKESEEKLGKVLDVYEERLSRSKYLAGDFFSLADLSHLPFTQYLVGPMNKEHMIRSRKHVSAWWDEISNRPSWKKVLQL; from the exons ATGGTGGTGAAGGTGTACGGAACCGCCTATGCTTCTCCGAAGCGAGTTCTAGCTTGCCTTATTGAGAAGGGCATCGAATTTGAGGCTGTTCCTGTCGATCTCATCAAAGGAGACCATCGAACCCCTGAATATCTCAAATTACAG CCTTTCGGAGCAGTTCCTGTAATTCAAGATGGAGATTACACTTTATACG AATCGCGAGCCATCATAAGGTATTATGCTGAGAAGTATAGATCACATGGCACTGATTTGCTTGGAAATAGCATTGAAGAGAGAGGCTTAGTGGAGCAATGGCTAGAAGTGGAAGCCCAAAATTTCCACCCTCATATTTACAACTTGAGCCTTCAAATCCTATTTGCCCCAGCTTTGGGGTTTCCTCCTGATGAGAAGCTGATCAAAGAGAGTGAAGAAAAGCTGGGAAAGGTTTTGGATGTGTATGAGGAGAGGCTCTCAAGGAGCAAGTATTTGGCTGGAGATTTTTTCAGCTTAGCTGACCTTAGCCACTTGCCATTTACACAGTACTTGGTGGGTCCAATGAATAAGGAGCATATGATTAGGAGCAGAAAGCATGTTAGTGCTTGGTGGGATGAGATTAGCAACAGGCCATCTTGGAAGAAGGTCCTCCAACTTTAA